Genomic segment of Paenibacillus sp. FSL R5-0623:
CAGGTTCTGTGTTGCTCGCAGCCGCAATCTGGTCGCCGCTGGAGGGCTGGGCACAGTTTACTTTATATGCGCTCGCTTATCTGATCGCCGGGGGAGATATCGTGCTCCAGGCGTCCAAAAACATCATCCGCGGTCAGGTGTTCGATGAATACTTCCTGATGTCCGTCGCTACCTTGGGTGCCTTTGCGATTGGAGAATATCCCGAAGGGGTAGCGGTCATGCTCTTTTATCAGCTCGGGGAGCTGTTTCAGGGCATGGCGGTTAATCGGTCACGCAAGTCGATTCAGTCACTGATGGACATTCGCCCGGACTACGCGAATATCCTGACGGGTTCGGGTGACGAAACCCAACGTGTATCTCCGGAAGACGTAAGGATTGGTGATCGTATTGTCGTGAAAGCAGGAGAGCGAGTACCGCTGGATGGTATCGTTAGAGCTGGGCGTTCCATGGTGGACACTTCTGCTCTGACAGGTGAATCGGTACCTCGTGAGCTGGAGCCCGGAAGTGATGTACTGAGTGGATTTGTGAACAAAAATGGTATGTTGACGATTGAAGTTACCAAAACGTTTGGTGAATCAACGGTATCCAAAATTTTGGACCTGGTGCAGAACGCGAGCAGCCGGAAAGCGAAAACAGAACATTTTATTAGTAAATTCGCCCGATATTACACACCAGTTGTTGTTATCCTTGCAGCCGTGATTGCATTTGTTCCGCCGTTAATACTTAGTGGTGCAACATTTGCCGATTGGATCTATCGTGCATTGGTCTTCCTGGTTATCTCATGTCCTTGTGCGCTGGTGGTCTCTATTCCACTTGGATTCTTTGGCGGCATCGGAGCAGCTTCACGTAACGGTATTCTCGTCAAAGGTAGTAACTACCTTGAAGCGTTGAACGATGTGAAAGTTGTTGTTTTTGATAAAACGGGTACACTAACCAAAGGTGTATTCAAAGTAACAGCCATTCGTCCCGAAGTTGGACGTACGGAAGATGAACTGATGAAGCTGGCAGCCATAGCGGAAGCCAATTCCAATCATCCGATTGCCGAATCCATTCGTGCAGCTTGGGCCAAAGCCATTCCCACGCAAGGTGTGGAAGGTTATGATGAAGTTGCTGGACACGGGATCAAGGTAAGTGTGGATGGTCGGGAAGTGCTTGCAGGCAACGCCAAATTAATGGTGCAGGCAGGTATATCCTATACCACACCAGAGTCGACAGGAACGATTGTCCACGTGGCTGAAGCTGGCACGTATGTTGGTCATCTGATCATTGCCGATGAAGTGAAGGATGACGCAGCCGCGGCCATTCAGGCGCTGAAGAAGCTTGGCATTCGCAAAACGGTCATGCTGACAGGTGATGCCAAAGCCGTAGGTGAAGCGGTTGGCCGCGAGCTTGGTGTGGATGAGGTCTACGCTGAATTGTTGCCACAGGATAAAGTCGAACGACTGGAGCAACTGGACGCTGCCAAATCTCCGAAGGAAAAAATGGTGTTTGTCGGTGACGGCATCAACGATACACCTGTACTGGCGCGCGCCGATGTGGGCGTGGCCATGGGTGGACTTGGTTCAGATGCTGCGATTGAAGCGGCAGATGTGGTCATCATGACCGATGAACCGTCGAAACTAGCGAGTGCAATCCGCATTGCAAAGCGTACACGAATGATTGTATGGCAAAATATCGCGTTTGCTTTGGGGGTTAAAGCGAT
This window contains:
- a CDS encoding heavy metal translocating P-type ATPase; the encoded protein is MGTGQEQVKRELLLDGLDCANCALKIENGVKKIKGINECSVNFVTKTLSLHTTSDMDEQVVEEAKRKVLRLEPHIRVSEKGKHVNGHVQSHTGSAAGAHNHSHDHTGHDHGHSHSHGKHSHTHDHSDSEEHTHGHVHEHGSHAGHDHSHTHDDAHAGHSHEHGAGQTKVLLARLAAGSVLLAAAIWSPLEGWAQFTLYALAYLIAGGDIVLQASKNIIRGQVFDEYFLMSVATLGAFAIGEYPEGVAVMLFYQLGELFQGMAVNRSRKSIQSLMDIRPDYANILTGSGDETQRVSPEDVRIGDRIVVKAGERVPLDGIVRAGRSMVDTSALTGESVPRELEPGSDVLSGFVNKNGMLTIEVTKTFGESTVSKILDLVQNASSRKAKTEHFISKFARYYTPVVVILAAVIAFVPPLILSGATFADWIYRALVFLVISCPCALVVSIPLGFFGGIGAASRNGILVKGSNYLEALNDVKVVVFDKTGTLTKGVFKVTAIRPEVGRTEDELMKLAAIAEANSNHPIAESIRAAWAKAIPTQGVEGYDEVAGHGIKVSVDGREVLAGNAKLMVQAGISYTTPESTGTIVHVAEAGTYVGHLIIADEVKDDAAAAIQALKKLGIRKTVMLTGDAKAVGEAVGRELGVDEVYAELLPQDKVERLEQLDAAKSPKEKMVFVGDGINDTPVLARADVGVAMGGLGSDAAIEAADVVIMTDEPSKLASAIRIAKRTRMIVWQNIAFALGVKAIFLLLGVFGIATMWEAVFSDVGVTVLAVLNAMRVLRVKNI